AGGCGGGGGTAGAGCTCGAGGAGCTCGTAGGGTTGCAGCAGCCACTCTGGACGATCGGCGGCGCGACCCATCGGCACGGTGAGCTGGACCTGCCAGCCTTGGGCGCCCTCGGCGACGAGTAGATCGAGCACGGAGTCCAGATCCGGAACGCTCAGACGGTTGAGCTGCGTATTGCCGGTGTGAGGCACCTTGGCCTCACGAAGATGGCGGAGCGCTCGGACCGCGGCGTCGAAGCTTCCGACCAGGTTTCGCTGCCGATCGTGGGCTTCCGAGAGGCCGTCGATCGACACGCTCACGGCCGACACGCCCGCGGCGGCGAGCGCCTGGGCGCGCTTTTGGGTGATGCCCCGACCGCCAGTGGTCATGGTGCAGCGCATCCCGCGCTCCACGATGGCGGCGGCGATCACCAGCCAGTCCTCACGCAGGTAGGCCTCGCCGCCGATGAGGGTGACCTCGCAGGCGCCCATCTCAGCAAGCTGGCGTATGACGTCGAGCGCTTCGTCCGTGGTCAGCTCGCCAGTGCGCGCCTTGCCGGCGCGCGAGCCACAGTGACTGCACGCGAGATCACAGCTCAGCGTGATCTCCCAAACCACGTACAGCGGGCGCGGTGCGTCCGCCGCGTGGGCGGCCCTCATTCCGGTGCCGTGTCCGTGGCCACGTCCGCGGCGGCGTCGTGAGTGCCACCGTCAGTGCCGGCGTCGCTCTCGTCCGGGAGGCCGTAGGCGCAACCGAGCCCCGCGGTCATCGCTGCCAGACCCGCCGCGCCGGCGACGATGACCTTGCCCACGGCGTGACGGCGCCGCTTGGCGCGGCGCGCGCAGAACGGGCACCGGGTCTCAGTGGCTCGCACGTGACGTTTGCAGTCAGGGCACGGAACAAGCATTCGCAAACCTTAGCACGGGCGCACGACGATGCCGCCGAAGCGCGCTTCCTCCGCGCGGCAGCGAACGCCGTCTATGGTGCAGCCTTGGTCGTGCGTGCGCTCGTTGGTGTCGATCACGACGGCGA
This region of Polyangiaceae bacterium genomic DNA includes:
- a CDS encoding radical SAM protein; this translates as MRAAHAADAPRPLYVVWEITLSCDLACSHCGSRAGKARTGELTTDEALDVIRQLAEMGACEVTLIGGEAYLREDWLVIAAAIVERGMRCTMTTGGRGITQKRAQALAAAGVSAVSVSIDGLSEAHDRQRNLVGSFDAAVRALRHLREAKVPHTGNTQLNRLSVPDLDSVLDLLVAEGAQGWQVQLTVPMGRAADRPEWLLQPYELLELYPRLAALAKRGLTQGVRLWPANNIGYFGPFESILRNRGGEGPRAWQGCPAGKFALGIEADGTIKGCPSLPTAAWGGGNVREQSLSRIWNETRELRYTRDRDRTDLWGFCATCYYADECRGGCTWTAHSIFGKPGNNPYCHHRVLELAERGVRERIELRAPAPGRPFDHASFELVEEPWDGATEARRRLPLAP